The following coding sequences are from one uncultured Desulfobacter sp. window:
- a CDS encoding lysophospholipid acyltransferase family protein — MGATSALFFCVACVLRLCTAPFDPRRIVSNVFSAFWASVYIWVMPPWSVKVIGREKLDIRKNYVFVSNHQSQLDILVLYQLLFPYRWVSKDAVFRLPFIGWNMALNNGDIKLKRGDKDSIKAMMAECETLLRQKISIFFFPEGTRSKDGRIGKFKSGAFILAKNTGVDIQPIAISNTNKALPKYSLTFQGHTEMTVKVLDTIHFSRFKDMPPEEIADMTRNFILGHVEDCRESV; from the coding sequence ATGGGTGCCACCTCTGCACTTTTTTTCTGCGTGGCCTGTGTGTTACGCCTTTGCACGGCACCCTTTGATCCGCGAAGGATCGTCTCAAATGTGTTCAGTGCGTTTTGGGCCTCGGTTTATATCTGGGTCATGCCCCCCTGGTCGGTAAAAGTTATTGGCAGAGAAAAGCTTGATATCCGCAAAAACTATGTGTTTGTCTCCAATCACCAAAGTCAACTGGATATCCTTGTGCTTTACCAGCTGCTGTTTCCCTATCGGTGGGTCTCCAAGGATGCGGTTTTTAGACTGCCGTTCATTGGTTGGAATATGGCCCTGAACAATGGGGATATAAAGCTTAAGCGCGGTGATAAAGACAGTATCAAGGCCATGATGGCCGAGTGTGAGACGCTTTTGAGGCAAAAAATTTCCATTTTTTTCTTCCCGGAGGGGACAAGATCCAAGGATGGCCGTATCGGCAAGTTTAAATCCGGGGCATTTATACTTGCTAAAAACACCGGTGTTGATATTCAGCCCATCGCCATAAGCAATACCAATAAGGCCCTGCCTAAATATTCGCTGACTTTTCAGGGGCACACGGAGATGACGGTAAAGGTTTTGGATACCATCCACTTTTCCCGGTTCAAGGACATGCCTCCAGAGGAAATTGCCGATATGACAAGAAACTTCATTCTAGGTCATGTTGAAGATTGCCGGGAATCGGTCTGA
- the map gene encoding type I methionyl aminopeptidase: MKIKSTSIRPNELCPCGSGKKFKNCCRNKKTEISLKDKYKNKYDIILKSPEQIEGIRKCGELLLKIMNGVEEMIRPGLKTDDINTYVHEETIKAGAVPAPLNYRGFPKSVCVSINDVICHGIPGERVLEDGDIVNVDITPILGGYYADANKTFFVGTPGRDAQKIVAVAAESLRLGIEQVRPGATLGDIGHAIQKYAEGQKCSVVREFVGHGVGIDFHEQPQVLHFGRPGTGVTLVPGMVFTIEPMVNLGKKELHVLEDRWTAVTNDGSLSAQFEQTILVTDDGYESLTPYEL; the protein is encoded by the coding sequence ATGAAAATTAAATCAACGAGCATTCGACCCAATGAACTATGCCCATGCGGGAGCGGGAAAAAATTTAAAAATTGCTGCAGAAATAAAAAAACTGAAATTTCTTTGAAGGATAAATATAAAAACAAATATGACATTATCCTGAAGAGTCCTGAACAAATTGAGGGCATCAGAAAATGCGGGGAACTGCTTTTGAAGATCATGAACGGGGTTGAAGAGATGATCCGGCCCGGCTTGAAAACCGATGATATCAATACCTATGTCCATGAAGAGACCATCAAAGCCGGGGCCGTACCTGCACCGCTCAACTACAGGGGATTTCCCAAAAGTGTCTGTGTCTCCATCAATGATGTGATCTGTCACGGCATACCCGGTGAACGGGTGCTTGAGGACGGAGATATTGTCAATGTAGATATTACACCGATTTTAGGCGGGTACTATGCCGATGCCAATAAGACGTTTTTTGTGGGCACGCCCGGCCGCGATGCCCAGAAAATTGTTGCCGTGGCTGCCGAAAGCCTGCGGCTGGGTATCGAGCAGGTCAGACCCGGGGCCACCCTGGGGGATATCGGGCATGCCATTCAAAAATATGCCGAAGGTCAGAAGTGTTCGGTTGTCAGGGAATTTGTGGGCCATGGTGTGGGAATTGATTTTCATGAACAGCCCCAGGTCCTCCATTTCGGACGGCCCGGCACCGGGGTGACCCTTGTTCCCGGCATGGTGTTTACCATCGAACCCATGGTCAATTTAGGCAAAAAAGAGCTGCATGTACTTGAAGACCGGTGGACCGCCGTAACCAATGACGGCTCCCTGTCCGCTCAGTTTGAACAGACCATTCTTGTGACCGATGACGGGTATGAGAGCTTAACGCCGTATGAGCTATAG
- the miaB gene encoding tRNA (N6-isopentenyl adenosine(37)-C2)-methylthiotransferase MiaB: MSQDKPKAYVNTIGCQMNVYDSQILAGILKNAGYEQTHDVELADLVLCNTCAIRHKAQEKAYSFLGRFAGTRVKGARPLTIMAGCVAQKEKEKAFVRLPHLDLVLGTQAFGRFETHLNALISGETRIVDIDPSDNIFEGFDKKTPINLSAGKAPVSRFMTIMQGCENFCTYCVVPYVRGKEKSREPSAIVEEIEGLAASGVREITLLGQNVNSYAGNGGQVGFADLLHLVSRVDGVERIRFATSHPKDLSEDLIRAMRDIDKVCNHLHLPVQSGSNDVLKRMNRKYDRETYFSRISALRQACPDIALSTDLIVGFPGETQADFQQTMDLLETVEFDAVFAFAYSARSFTPAAKFSDQLDEQTKRDRLNTLLDFQETITEKKNNAFVGKTVTVLVEGDSPKPRDGFVKKNKNTRQMFGRSDTNKIVHFASDQAAVGDLVTLEIINAYPHSLWGEVCESD, from the coding sequence TTGAGCCAAGATAAGCCAAAGGCCTATGTAAACACCATCGGGTGCCAGATGAATGTGTATGATTCCCAGATTCTGGCGGGTATTTTGAAAAATGCAGGGTATGAACAAACCCATGATGTCGAGCTGGCGGACCTGGTGTTGTGTAATACCTGCGCCATCCGCCATAAGGCCCAGGAAAAGGCTTACAGCTTTCTGGGCCGTTTTGCAGGCACACGGGTGAAAGGCGCGCGCCCCCTGACCATCATGGCCGGCTGTGTGGCACAAAAGGAAAAGGAAAAAGCGTTTGTACGCCTGCCCCATCTTGACCTGGTTTTAGGTACCCAGGCCTTCGGGCGTTTTGAAACCCATCTCAATGCCCTGATTTCCGGTGAGACCCGTATTGTGGACATCGACCCCAGCGACAATATTTTCGAAGGATTCGACAAGAAAACCCCCATTAATCTATCCGCCGGAAAAGCGCCGGTGTCAAGATTTATGACCATCATGCAGGGGTGTGAAAATTTTTGCACCTATTGCGTGGTGCCCTATGTCCGGGGAAAGGAAAAGAGCCGGGAACCCTCTGCCATTGTAGAAGAGATTGAAGGTCTGGCCGCTTCCGGGGTGCGTGAAATTACCCTGCTGGGTCAGAATGTCAATTCCTATGCCGGTAATGGCGGCCAGGTCGGTTTTGCGGATCTGCTTCACCTTGTCAGTCGGGTGGACGGTGTTGAGCGCATCCGGTTTGCCACATCCCATCCCAAGGATTTATCCGAAGATTTGATCCGGGCCATGCGTGATATTGACAAGGTGTGCAACCATCTTCATCTGCCGGTTCAGTCCGGTTCCAACGACGTGTTAAAACGGATGAACCGCAAATACGACCGGGAGACCTATTTTTCAAGAATTTCCGCCCTGAGGCAGGCCTGCCCGGACATTGCTTTGTCCACGGATCTCATTGTGGGATTTCCCGGAGAAACCCAGGCAGATTTCCAGCAGACCATGGATTTGCTTGAAACCGTGGAATTTGATGCGGTGTTCGCCTTTGCCTATTCAGCAAGATCGTTTACGCCGGCGGCCAAATTTTCCGACCAGCTGGATGAACAGACCAAACGGGACCGGCTCAATACACTGCTTGATTTCCAGGAAACTATTACGGAAAAGAAAAACAACGCCTTTGTAGGGAAGACAGTGACGGTGCTGGTGGAAGGTGACAGCCCTAAACCCAGGGACGGATTTGTAAAGAAAAACAAAAATACCAGACAGATGTTCGGCCGAAGCGATACAAATAAAATTGTTCATTTTGCATCGGATCAGGCGGCCGTCGGGGATCTGGTTACACTTGAAATTATAAACGCATACCCCCATTCCCTTTGGGGAGAGGTCTGCGAAAGCGATTAA
- a CDS encoding DUF4911 domain-containing protein, with protein MQSVLKEYTVDKAKIGFIRFIFEAYEGLAVVTTLEPGTGHIRLAMPPDRQDEVNMVTQALKKDFYFEPR; from the coding sequence ATGCAGTCTGTTTTAAAAGAATATACGGTGGATAAAGCAAAAATCGGATTTATCCGATTTATTTTTGAAGCCTATGAAGGTTTAGCTGTTGTCACAACATTGGAGCCCGGAACCGGCCATATCCGGCTTGCCATGCCCCCTGACCGGCAGGACGAGGTAAATATGGTCACGCAAGCGTTGAAAAAGGACTTTTATTTTGAGCCAAGATAA
- the recJ gene encoding single-stranded-DNA-specific exonuclease RecJ — protein sequence MEITLTYATPDKEVIQTLQSALGCHPVIAGLLADKGFTTADEARFFLKPDYSRLSSPFALKDMDKAVERIYTAIRNKEKILIFGDFDADGVTATTMLCQFLGVVEADLSWYVPHRTKEGYSLRLPHIEMAVSMDVDLIITVDCGISSHEAVEAAGKEDIDIIITDHHEPDTTIPDAFAVINPKQADCKAGLDYLAGVGVAFYLIMGLRKLFRDNGVWEQFIEPNLSEYLDLFTIGTIGDMVPLVDDNRVLCVAGIKRIRMGRRPALVSMARTSRVDLDKLDSDDISFKIVPRLNAAGRISHARICVSHLTCPAPAQTETTALLLDELNRKRQLIEKEIVQEIERRIADEPAILDNRLIVLWDDSWEASVLGIAASRLARKHGCPVVLLNSKEEIAKGSCRSINQINIHKILSEIRDLLDNFGGHAMAAGLSVRKENLDRLKPALTNVLSLVCTEKDFQPAQKIDAILEITDITPELVRQIDMLRPFGTGNPEPVFLMENIWVVSSIILGGCHRKMTLTGENREHQVEALHFNLSDTTCLPEFFPKLIVKLKVDRFKTDRVQVIVQDL from the coding sequence ATGGAGATCACACTGACATATGCAACCCCTGACAAAGAAGTAATTCAAACGCTTCAATCGGCCCTTGGCTGTCATCCTGTCATTGCAGGACTGCTGGCGGACAAAGGATTCACGACCGCCGATGAAGCCCGATTTTTTCTAAAGCCCGATTATTCCAGGTTGAGCAGCCCCTTTGCATTAAAGGACATGGACAAGGCGGTTGAACGCATTTATACGGCGATCCGAAATAAAGAAAAAATCCTTATTTTTGGTGATTTTGATGCCGACGGGGTTACGGCCACCACCATGCTCTGCCAATTTCTCGGCGTGGTGGAAGCGGATCTGTCCTGGTATGTGCCCCACCGAACCAAGGAGGGTTACAGCCTTCGGCTGCCGCACATTGAGATGGCCGTATCCATGGATGTGGACCTGATCATCACCGTGGACTGCGGTATCAGCTCCCATGAAGCGGTTGAGGCGGCAGGCAAAGAAGACATTGACATTATCATCACCGACCACCACGAACCGGACACCACGATTCCCGACGCCTTTGCCGTGATTAACCCAAAACAGGCCGACTGCAAGGCAGGACTCGACTATCTTGCGGGTGTCGGCGTGGCATTTTACCTGATTATGGGGCTTCGCAAACTATTCCGGGACAACGGGGTATGGGAACAATTTATCGAACCCAACCTATCCGAATACCTGGATTTGTTCACCATCGGCACCATCGGAGATATGGTCCCATTGGTGGACGACAACCGGGTGCTGTGCGTGGCCGGCATAAAACGCATCCGCATGGGCCGTCGGCCGGCCCTTGTCTCCATGGCCCGGACATCACGGGTTGACCTGGACAAGCTTGACTCCGATGACATTTCATTTAAAATTGTACCACGGCTGAATGCAGCCGGCCGCATATCCCATGCCAGAATATGTGTATCCCATTTGACCTGCCCTGCCCCGGCCCAGACCGAGACCACCGCACTCCTGCTTGATGAATTGAACAGAAAACGCCAACTCATTGAAAAAGAGATTGTCCAAGAGATTGAACGGCGTATTGCCGATGAGCCGGCCATACTTGACAACCGGCTTATTGTTTTGTGGGACGACAGTTGGGAGGCATCCGTTCTCGGCATTGCTGCCTCAAGACTTGCCCGCAAACATGGTTGTCCGGTGGTGCTGCTGAACTCAAAAGAGGAGATTGCCAAAGGGTCATGCCGGAGTATCAACCAGATAAATATACACAAGATTCTGTCTGAAATCCGGGATCTACTGGATAACTTTGGCGGGCATGCCATGGCCGCAGGGCTGTCCGTCAGAAAAGAGAACCTGGACCGCCTGAAACCTGCGTTGACAAACGTCCTTTCTTTGGTCTGCACAGAAAAAGACTTTCAACCTGCCCAGAAAATTGACGCCATCCTGGAAATTACCGATATTACCCCGGAACTTGTCCGCCAGATAGATATGCTTCGCCCATTCGGCACCGGCAACCCGGAACCTGTTTTTCTCATGGAAAACATTTGGGTCGTATCCTCCATCATCCTTGGCGGTTGTCATCGGAAGATGACGCTGACGGGTGAAAACCGTGAACACCAGGTGGAGGCTTTGCATTTCAACCTGTCCGACACGACCTGCCTGCCGGAATTTTTCCCTAAACTGATCGTAAAACTTAAGGTGGACAGGTTTAAGACAGATCGCGTTCAGGTGATTGTTCAAGATTTGTGA
- a CDS encoding response regulator, whose amino-acid sequence MKKAKVLIVDDSRSALFAVKALLSHTGIHTVTASDGMQGQEALRSELFDLVITDVDMPNMSGLDFCRWIKSNPETAHIPVIVLSSLDTDIDIENGFRVGADAYVPKRLANKELIPRIESVMNTCTFVKDKTILVAEDSKTIQDVAKQGLENAGFNVVLADDGQHALDIIDDVAPDILLTDLNMPRVNGEKLCLTLLNMTRYKFLPIVVMSALGDKPMMRRLIRDGVTAFIIKPFNVEMLVVTIEKLLSDHFQRMLEERERLVLEQKLTVGSIASLINALEARDKYTSGHSESVTRISIAIGRELGFSDMALNRLQIAASLHDLGKIGVRDNVLLKPGKLTQDEFEHIQTHTIVVQDILKPLPGMDDVLVAASSHHERWDGTGYPKGLKGEDIPLIGRIIAVADVFDALTSDRPYRNGMPMEEALQIISEGIGSHFCPTVGAAFFRYIKTLKNGNLT is encoded by the coding sequence ATGAAAAAAGCCAAAGTGCTGATCGTTGACGATTCAAGGTCGGCTCTTTTTGCGGTTAAAGCATTGTTGAGTCACACAGGGATTCATACGGTAACTGCGTCTGACGGCATGCAGGGCCAAGAGGCGTTGAGATCAGAACTTTTTGATCTGGTGATTACCGATGTGGATATGCCGAACATGTCAGGATTGGACTTTTGCCGGTGGATCAAATCAAATCCGGAAACGGCACATATACCGGTAATTGTTTTAAGCTCTTTGGATACGGACATTGATATTGAAAACGGTTTCAGGGTCGGGGCAGACGCATACGTCCCCAAACGCCTGGCAAACAAAGAGCTTATTCCACGCATTGAAAGCGTGATGAACACCTGCACTTTTGTTAAGGACAAAACCATACTGGTTGCCGAAGACAGTAAAACAATTCAGGACGTTGCCAAACAGGGACTTGAAAATGCCGGTTTCAATGTGGTACTTGCCGATGACGGACAGCACGCACTTGACATTATTGATGATGTTGCTCCTGATATTCTGCTCACGGATTTGAACATGCCCCGGGTAAACGGCGAAAAACTTTGCCTTACGCTGCTCAATATGACCCGGTATAAATTTTTGCCCATTGTGGTGATGAGTGCCCTTGGGGACAAACCCATGATGAGGCGTCTTATTCGGGACGGTGTTACGGCCTTTATTATCAAACCCTTTAACGTGGAGATGCTTGTTGTTACCATCGAAAAGCTGCTTTCGGATCATTTCCAGCGCATGCTTGAAGAAAGAGAGCGGCTTGTGCTTGAACAAAAGTTGACGGTGGGCTCCATTGCGAGTCTGATCAATGCGTTGGAAGCCCGGGATAAATACACCAGTGGCCATTCCGAATCCGTTACCCGAATTTCCATCGCCATCGGCAGGGAACTGGGGTTTTCAGACATGGCGCTGAACCGTCTTCAGATTGCCGCAAGCCTCCATGATTTAGGCAAGATCGGGGTCCGTGACAATGTACTGCTCAAGCCGGGAAAACTGACCCAGGATGAATTTGAGCACATTCAAACCCATACCATTGTTGTTCAGGATATCCTTAAACCGTTGCCCGGCATGGATGATGTCCTTGTTGCCGCCTCGTCCCATCACGAGCGCTGGGACGGCACCGGTTACCCCAAGGGGTTGAAGGGGGAAGATATCCCCTTGATTGGAAGAATTATTGCGGTTGCCGACGTATTTGACGCATTGACCAGCGACAGGCCCTATCGTAACGGTATGCCCATGGAAGAGGCTCTGCAGATCATTTCCGAAGGGATCGGGTCCCACTTTTGTCCAACGGTTGGGGCGGCTTTTTTCAGGTATATAAAGACACTGAAAAACGGCAACCTCACCTGA
- a CDS encoding SpoVR family protein — MELVSQHVKKIMEECKVRARDEGLKFDDETLEYIVTNRDMIELSPKIMIPTLYDYWVHDVRVLSGKGMYEAYPSNPYETVINTRPAISYYNDNNPDWLNVMIFYHVLAHIDFFQNNLFFVNTWDIDLTGQALADKRLIAQLRSEKGRRWVDYVIEFARGMDNLVGYHKALDGILRTRDQPVVRLSRQDYYFDVFLQKVKKVSHHTYLKEIERFNQCKDNIAKFFEPVLSQYPEFEQMYKKVKTDKQKPALDIMAYIIRHSPFLRAQENQWMKSVIQIVRDTSLYFQPQIRTKIMNEGWASYWHEYLFMKDERIRGHEADFAKVNAMVTSLPKVGLNPYALGLRLFEHIENMQDRGCYSLEYFRLQDEKNRKDFDKGAKNGHDFIFKVRENMNDFTFINSFVDQEFIDHYKLFVTGKRFNQERMTWQYYIKSKRARDYKNMVIDTLYHPPVIHINEEKTQSGHLYLVHEFENKPLKADFIENTMIGIEFLWGGPVYLETSIPVGKEQETAPPTHFLDPSAGSSGSQSAPVMREKIKWQRVCYIMDKRKLNRREVA, encoded by the coding sequence ATGGAACTTGTCAGTCAGCATGTTAAAAAAATTATGGAAGAGTGTAAGGTCAGAGCCAGGGATGAAGGCCTGAAGTTTGATGATGAAACCCTTGAATATATCGTCACCAACCGGGATATGATCGAGTTATCACCCAAGATCATGATTCCCACCCTCTATGACTACTGGGTTCATGATGTCAGGGTTTTGTCAGGCAAAGGCATGTATGAAGCGTACCCTTCCAATCCTTATGAAACGGTTATCAATACCCGGCCGGCCATTTCCTACTATAACGATAATAACCCGGACTGGCTCAATGTGATGATTTTTTATCATGTGCTGGCCCACATTGATTTTTTTCAGAATAATTTATTTTTCGTCAATACCTGGGACATTGACCTGACCGGTCAAGCCCTTGCCGACAAGCGTTTGATTGCCCAGCTCAGAAGTGAAAAGGGCAGGCGATGGGTGGATTATGTGATTGAGTTTGCCCGGGGAATGGACAACCTGGTGGGCTATCACAAAGCCCTGGATGGTATATTAAGAACCCGGGATCAACCGGTGGTCAGATTGTCCAGACAGGATTACTATTTTGATGTTTTCTTGCAGAAAGTAAAGAAAGTATCCCACCACACCTACCTAAAAGAAATTGAAAGGTTTAATCAGTGTAAAGATAACATTGCCAAATTTTTTGAACCGGTACTTTCCCAATATCCTGAGTTTGAGCAGATGTATAAAAAGGTGAAAACCGACAAGCAAAAGCCTGCCCTGGATATTATGGCGTATATTATTCGGCATTCGCCTTTTTTACGGGCCCAGGAAAACCAGTGGATGAAATCGGTGATCCAGATTGTTCGCGATACCTCATTGTACTTTCAGCCCCAGATTCGCACAAAGATTATGAATGAAGGGTGGGCCAGTTACTGGCACGAATATTTGTTCATGAAAGATGAGCGCATCCGCGGCCATGAAGCCGATTTTGCAAAGGTCAACGCCATGGTGACCTCCCTGCCAAAGGTCGGACTTAACCCTTATGCACTGGGGCTGCGCCTGTTTGAACATATAGAAAATATGCAGGACCGGGGCTGCTACTCCCTTGAGTATTTCCGCCTTCAAGATGAAAAAAACCGGAAAGACTTTGATAAAGGGGCGAAGAACGGCCATGATTTTATCTTCAAAGTCCGTGAGAATATGAATGATTTCACCTTTATCAATTCATTTGTGGACCAGGAATTTATAGACCACTACAAGCTCTTTGTCACAGGCAAGCGATTCAACCAGGAGCGCATGACCTGGCAATATTATATCAAATCAAAGCGGGCCCGGGATTATAAAAATATGGTCATCGACACCCTGTATCATCCTCCGGTGATACATATTAATGAAGAAAAAACCCAAAGCGGACATCTCTACCTTGTCCATGAATTTGAAAATAAACCCCTAAAGGCGGATTTCATTGAAAACACCATGATCGGCATTGAATTTTTATGGGGTGGTCCTGTGTATCTTGAAACCAGCATTCCTGTCGGAAAAGAACAGGAAACGGCCCCGCCGACCCATTTTCTGGACCCATCGGCAGGAAGTTCGGGATCACAGTCGGCACCAGTGATGCGCGAAAAAATTAAGTGGCAGCGGGTATGTTATATAATGGATAAACGGAAATTGAACAGACGGGAGGTAGCATGA
- a CDS encoding DUF444 family protein, protein MVVTLDELLERDRQREEDGFKRKIRIGRIVKPGTGGKEKIIVVPTTVEEKFVHDEPSVDPATGEGEPSGGTGEGEEGDIIGEQPVRPDEGEGEGEGQGAGEGEGEGQGGEHEFESNAYELGKVLSQDFQLPNLQDKGKRRALSRYTYDLTDKHRGMGQILDKKATLKQIVQTNIALGRIPDIHDIDPGRFIISPRDLIYRILSREKEYESQAMVFFLRDYSGSMGGKVTEAVVSQHVMLYSWLLYQYDRQVETRFILHDTQAREVEDFYKYHSYKVAGGTKVYTAFELVNQIVEREGLDRDYNIYVFHGTDGDDWDKDGVNTLKEIEKMMRYVARIGISIVEHSYVGSGQTEVEKYLRNSGVLEKRREHIKMDVMHEDVDDTRIIQGIKNLIS, encoded by the coding sequence ATGGTAGTAACCCTTGATGAATTATTGGAACGGGACCGCCAGCGGGAAGAGGACGGATTCAAGCGTAAAATCCGCATCGGCCGCATTGTCAAGCCAGGTACCGGGGGCAAAGAGAAAATTATTGTCGTTCCCACCACCGTGGAAGAAAAGTTCGTCCACGATGAGCCTTCCGTGGATCCGGCAACAGGAGAGGGAGAGCCTTCGGGTGGCACAGGAGAGGGAGAAGAGGGGGATATCATCGGCGAACAGCCCGTTCGTCCGGACGAAGGGGAAGGCGAGGGCGAGGGCCAGGGTGCCGGCGAAGGAGAAGGAGAAGGCCAGGGGGGCGAACATGAGTTTGAGTCCAATGCCTATGAACTTGGCAAGGTGCTGTCCCAGGATTTCCAGTTGCCCAACCTCCAGGACAAAGGCAAACGCCGGGCCCTGTCGCGCTATACCTATGACCTGACGGATAAACACCGGGGCATGGGTCAGATCCTGGATAAGAAAGCAACCTTAAAGCAGATTGTCCAGACCAACATTGCCCTGGGCAGAATTCCGGATATCCATGATATCGACCCGGGCCGGTTTATCATTTCCCCCCGGGATCTTATTTACCGGATTTTGTCCCGGGAAAAAGAGTATGAATCCCAGGCCATGGTCTTTTTTTTAAGGGACTATTCAGGCTCCATGGGCGGTAAGGTGACCGAAGCCGTAGTTTCCCAGCATGTGATGCTCTATTCATGGCTGCTGTATCAATATGACAGACAGGTGGAAACCCGTTTTATTCTCCATGACACCCAGGCAAGGGAAGTTGAAGATTTTTATAAATACCATTCCTATAAAGTGGCCGGGGGAACCAAAGTCTATACTGCTTTTGAACTGGTCAATCAAATCGTGGAGAGGGAGGGCCTGGATCGAGACTACAACATCTATGTGTTTCATGGGACAGATGGCGATGACTGGGATAAAGACGGCGTCAACACCTTGAAAGAAATTGAAAAAATGATGCGCTATGTCGCCCGGATAGGTATCTCCATTGTTGAGCATTCCTATGTGGGATCAGGACAGACTGAAGTTGAAAAATACCTAAGAAACTCCGGTGTACTTGAAAAACGCAGGGAGCATATCAAGATGGATGTCATGCATGAAGATGTGGATGACACCCGGATTATCCAGGGGATTAAAAATCTGATCTCCTAA